One genomic segment of Bombina bombina isolate aBomBom1 chromosome 4, aBomBom1.pri, whole genome shotgun sequence includes these proteins:
- the LOC128657939 gene encoding gastrula zinc finger protein XlCGF26.1-like translates to MENLRSEYGKCFTRKANVLRHQKIHTGEEAFSCSGCGKCFTDKSTLINHQKIHTGEKAFSCFQCGKCFGQKSHLIRHQKIHTGEKAFSCSECGKWFTEKYHLITHQKIHTGEKAFSCSECGKCFTEKSSLIRHQKIHTGEKAFSCSECWKCFTEKSTLITHQKIHTGEKAFSCSECGKCFTEKSNLIAHQKIHTGEKAFSCFQCGKCFSQKSHLLRHQKIHTGEKAFLCSECGKCFTEKSTLITHQKIHTGEISCSECGKCFTVKSSLINHQKIHTGEKPFSCLQCGKCFRQKSTLITHQKIHTGEKAFACSECGVRFTLKSHFTTHKRIHTGEKAFSCSECEKCFTDKSTLIKHQRIHTGEKDFSCLESKHSQEDLRVHAALRIVSVINNRLSGDWVP, encoded by the exons ATGGAAAATTTACGTTCTGAATATGGGAAATGTTTTACCAGAAAAGCAAATGTTTtaagacatcagaaaattcatacaggagaggaagcattttcatgttctggatgtgggaagtgttttactgaCAAATCAACTCTCATtaaccatcagaaaattcatacaggagagaaagcattttcatgttttcaatgtgggaaatgttttggtCAGAAATCCcatcttattagacatcagaaaattcatacaggagagaaagcattttcatgttctgaatgcggGAAATGGTTTACTGAAAAATACcatcttattacacatcagaaaattcatacaggagagaaagcattttcatgttctgaatgtgggaaatgttttactgaaaAATCAtctcttattagacatcagaaaattcatacaggtgagaaagcattttcatgttctgaatgttggAAATGTTTTACTGaaaaatcaactcttattacacatcagaaaattcatacaggagagaaagcattttcatgttctgaatgtgggaaatgttttactgaaaAATCAAATCTTAttgcacatcagaaaattcatacaggagagaaagcattttcatgttttcaatgtgggaaatgttttagtcagaaatcacatcttcttagacatcagaaaattcatacaggagagaaagcatttttatgttctgaatgtgggaaatgttttactgaaaaatcaactcttattacacatcagaaaattcatacaggagagatttcctgttctgaatgtgggaagtgttttactgTGAAATCATCTCTCATtaaccatcagaaaattcatacaggagagaaaccattttcatgtttacaatgtgggaaatgttttagacagaaatcaactcttattacacatcagaaaattcatacaggagagaaagcatttgcatgttctgaatgtggggtacGTTTTACCCTAAAATCACATTTTACTACACATAAgagaattcatacaggagagaaagcattttcatgttctgaatgtgagaaGTGTTTTACTGacaaatcaactcttattaaacaTCAgagaattcatacaggagagaaagattTTTCATGtcttgaat ctaagcattctcaagaggatttGCGGGTCCATGCGGCTCTCAGGATTGTTTCAGTCATAAATAaccgtctctctggtgactgg